The genomic window CAATTACAATTCTCTTTTTCATTCAGTGGTGTTTCTGTGCAAATTAACTATCTAATACTGAAATAGATAATTGCAACAGGGTTGCAAATATAGTTATCTTATTTTTTATATGCTGCAAATGCAATTACTTTTTTATAATAAATGAGTTATAAATCCTTTAAATACAACCAATTCACAGGTTATTGTATAAGAGCTGTAAGGTGTGAAAATCAGATGATCCGTCGAAATATTTATGCAGCACTTCTTGAAAAATAGGCTCATAATTCTGGACGCTGGCAAATAATGTCATGCAGGACTGCAGTTTTTCAACATCATTATTTCCAAATATATTACTAACCGCTTCTTCTTCTTTTTTGATTAATTCTGAGGTAATCTCAACTAAATGTTTTCCTAAAATAGGATGTTCTAAAAAAGCAATTGCTTCATCGGCGTTTTTAATTTCATAAAATTTGGAGGTATCGCTGGACCCCATTCCTTTAATCTGCGGAAAGATGAACCACATCCATGGCGATTCTTTTTTACCATTTTTAATTTCGTCTAAAGCTGTCAAATACAATTTATTCTGAGCATCTAGAAAACGAAGCAATTCATTGTTGTTGTAGGCCATTACTTACTGATATTTATTGGGGGTATCAGGCGATAAATCTACTGAAAATAAGTTTACTTCAATATTACCAAATTCTTTTTTTTCTGGTGTTTTTTAGCTTTAAATTCCATGTTTAGAATGTAAAAAAATAGACTCAAATTATTATAACGCAGAATTTAATTAGTAAATAAAAACGTATTAATAAGTTGGTTTTTGTTATAAAAATCAGTTTTAACTAAAATTTCTGTTATGATTTTCCTATTTTTACTTTTATGGCAGTTTTAAAACTGTCTAAAATGAATTAAAATTTGACTTGATATTTACCACTTTATAATATCATTTTTTCTAACGGGCACTTTTCGCTCACTTAAAAACAAATGCTTATGAAAATAGGATTAATCGGATTCGGAAAAACTGGAAAATCAGTAGCTTCAATATTATTAGACAATAAAAAATTCTGCTTAGAATGGGTTTTAAGACAAAGTACAGTGTTGGAACACAGATCGGTACCAGAATTTTTTGGAGTACAATCAGACGAACCCGGCTTAATCTATTCTAGTTCTAAAACTTCTATTGAAGAATTACTGGAAAACCATCCCGTAGATGTGATTATTGATTTTTCATCACATCAGGGAATCTATACTTATGGTGAAGCTGCAGCAAAAAAGAACATCAAAATAATTTCGGCAATTTCGCATTACAAAGACAAGGAATTACAGTTTCTAAAAAAGTTAGGGCAGAAAACAACTGTTTTTTGGTCGCCAAATATTACTCTAGGTGTTAACTATTTATTGTTTGCTGCTAAATTTTTGAAGAAAATCGCGCCGTGGGTTGATATTGAAGTAAATGAAGAACATTTTAAAGCAAAAGAAGGAACTTCTGGAACAGCCATAAAAATTGCAGAAGCGCTGGATGTTGACAAAGAAAATATTAATTCAGTTAGAGCTGGAGGTATTGTTGGAAAACACGAAGTTATATTTGGTTTTCCTTTTCAAACCGTTCGTATCATCCACGAATCTATTTCTAGGGAAGCTTTCGGAAACGGAGTAATTTTCGTTGCAGAAAACATCAAAGAAAAAGAAAATGGATTGTATAATTTTGAAGATATATTAACGCCGTACTTCGCTGTTTAAATACAAAAAAGACTCGCTGAAAATCAATTTAGCGAGTCTTTTTTTATGATATTGTACTATAACTTACTTAGTGGTATTGCTTTACTGCTTGCATTTGTTTTTAAGAAATAAATTCCAGAGGCAAGTTCAGAAATTGAAATTAGATTTCCTGAACCTTGTTTAATTTTACTTCCTCCGGTAGAATATAAAGTCCATTCCAGTTCTTTTGACAAATGAAATATTCCTTTTGAAGGATTTGGATAAACCAT from Flavobacterium fluviale includes these protein-coding regions:
- a CDS encoding DUF1810 domain-containing protein, whose product is MAYNNNELLRFLDAQNKLYLTALDEIKNGKKESPWMWFIFPQIKGMGSSDTSKFYEIKNADEAIAFLEHPILGKHLVEITSELIKKEEEAVSNIFGNNDVEKLQSCMTLFASVQNYEPIFQEVLHKYFDGSSDFHTLQLLYNNL
- a CDS encoding 4-hydroxy-tetrahydrodipicolinate reductase gives rise to the protein MKIGLIGFGKTGKSVASILLDNKKFCLEWVLRQSTVLEHRSVPEFFGVQSDEPGLIYSSSKTSIEELLENHPVDVIIDFSSHQGIYTYGEAAAKKNIKIISAISHYKDKELQFLKKLGQKTTVFWSPNITLGVNYLLFAAKFLKKIAPWVDIEVNEEHFKAKEGTSGTAIKIAEALDVDKENINSVRAGGIVGKHEVIFGFPFQTVRIIHESISREAFGNGVIFVAENIKEKENGLYNFEDILTPYFAV